The region TGCCACGACACCAAGACAGACGTGCTCAACTGCGGTCGCTGCAACAACGTGTGCGCATTCGGAAAACAATGTATCAACGGTGTCTGCGCATCTCCAGCATGCGACTCACGCTGTGGCTTTGATCGTCAGTGCGGCTCCGGCAACGCTACGACAACGTGCATTTGCGCAACGACAGTCGAGGGCAACGGCGTCTGTTTTGACAAGAGCGCTTACTCTTGTGACAATTCCAGACTGGTGAGGTGTTCACATAGCGAATTTGGAGAAAAGGGGTGCCCGATTGGGTCGGTTTGTGTGAGCGATGTATGCAACTGTGGAGTTGAGCCCGCAATGGGAATGTGCGTTGCTACGACTGGGTGTGGAGACGAGGGAACGAATGCCATGGGCGCGCTGGTGAGGATTGGGGAGATGGAGAGACGTAGGAGGACTGTGAGGGAATTTGGACAGTAATTTCAAATGGTGGTAAAAGGCAATTAGTGAATTTGCAGGCATGGGGAGATGGGGGGTGGCCATATGACGGGTATTATGATTTTGATGTTTTGAGGATAGTCGGATTGCCCACTGCTTGTTGTGGTGTGGGCGTTTGTTAAACAGGCTTCACAACAAATATACATCCTTCGCTTCTACTTCCCTCTAGGCGGGCGTGCATTGTGAGTTATGCTGCACATGAGTCGCGAGGCACAGCAGTCACGAGGTCACGAGACTGGTGCATAACTATTACGAACGGCTGTTCGCCAGATGGTTGGTGATAGCACGGGGTCACGGTTAGAGTGGTCGAAGATTGGGCTTGATGAGCGGGCGCCCACGTCTCCTGATGGTCCACCCTGGGCTTGATATGACGGGGTGCAAGTGAGCTTGCATGAATTTGAGTGTCGATAGCGGTTAGCGGGCTGACGGTGGCATGCATTGGCGTTTGCTCCCTCGCACCCCACATTAGCGCGTCGTTGCTGGGACGATCGCCCGCAATGTTTATCCACCGACTCGGTAGTCGCAAGCCGACCGCGACCTGCCTCAACGCCTTCCACTAATATGCCCGCCGCCCCTCTGCTATAGACAAACAATCGTCGACAGCTTCTTCTTTCTGGCGAACTGCCTCAGTTCACGCTTCCCATCCCAGAGAACTAAAGGCGTCGCGCAATGGCGACTCCAGGCATGGCCCCGCCCGTCCAAGGGCATCGCCGCAACAGATCTGCCGTACTGAGGTCGATAATCACTTCATCCAGAGGCCACAGGCGCTCGCCCACCGATAGCGGTCCGCTGAGCAGCAACACAATTACCAGCCCGCCATATCTGGCTGCATCCGGCTTCCACGCTCCGCTGCTCCCCCCAGACCACCCGCATAGCCAATTGCGCGCTGCAAACCAGACCGAGAACACCACCACTAGCCCACCATCACCGCGCAAGTCGCAATCGAGTCCCCGGAAGAGCCTGAACAAGAAGACGCTCAGTGCCGTGTCGCTGCGTTCGCTGGCAAAGAGGGAAGATAAGCCCAGGGTTAACGACTCGTTCGATTCCAGACGATCAGAGGAGGAGGCGGTAGCCGAGAAGCCAAAGCGACCCAAGTCGTCCTCCAATCTGGCCACAATGTTTGGCAAGAGGAGGGACAAGTCGCCTGTCAAGGAATCGAGGGACAAGGAAAACACCACACCGCCCCGTTCTTCCCACGCACAAGCACCGCCGCGCACTCCCATCTGGGCCGAGTTCAGCTCGCAGCAGCAAGTCCCCACCCCAGCCACGAGTAAGATGTCCAACGAAGAGCGACGGAGCATCGAGGACGAGATTGCCCTGTACACTCCGCGCGACTACTCTCCCACTAAGCAGCGCAACTTCTTCGATTATGGCCTCCCTGCCCTGCGACCTTCTGCAAAAGAGCGGCCCAAGTCCATGGTTGTTCCTAAGACGATTTCCACGGCCTCACTGCTCGAAACATTTTCACGCAAGAAGAGCGGCGAGCGGGTCCCGCTTTCCGACACAAAGGGCAACGAGGGACGTGCCAGGGAAACATCCCCCTCCAAGAACAACCCCACCAGACCAGGATTCAGCCGAGCCAGTACAGATATTGGCACTAAGGAGTTCAGCATGGAGCCCATGGCGCCCCCTCCTGCTTCGCCGAAGAAGCAGAACAGAGTCATGGCTGCTGTCGCTGCTTTCAACGGCAAGGCCAAGCAGACAGATGGCACTCCGGCTCCTTACACCAAGCCCGATCCAAAGGTGGTGGACGCCGAGTTTGAGGAGGTTCTTGTAAGTCTACTTGTAATGTCAACATCATCACCTACTGACTATGTTAGGAATCCCGGAACATCCCCACACATCAGCGTGCTCAGATGCGAACCCTGAAGCTTGAAGTCAAGGCCGACTTTGTTCGCATGCACAAGCTCGACACGCCCCAAGTTCCTCGGCCCACATCCAAGCCCTCATCCATTGGCGAGAACACAAAGTCTACCACACAAAAGTCCATCAAGTCGCGACAAGGTTCGCCTGAAGGcgacgaggatgaggatgcACGAGCGGACAAGTCGGCCAACTCAACTAAGCGTGAGCGTCCAAGGAGCCGAACATTCACATTCAACCGAAATGATTCTCCCACAAAGAAGCAGAAGGGTGGCGAGCTGAACGACCGTAAGACGTCTTCTAAGCCAGTCCCTATCGTAAAGTCTCCTTCGATGAGGTCCATGCGATCCAACGCTTCCGACCGCTCAGTGTCCAACGGCAAAGCGGTCAAGGCTGACGAGTTCATTGCCTATTTGAAGAAGACCACGAAGCCGCAGGATGTCGAGGTTGGCAAGCTGCACAAGCTCCGCCTTTTGATCCGTAATGAGACTGTCGATTGGGTTGACAACTTCATCCAAGATGGAGGTATGACTGAGCTGGTCGCCCTTCTGCACCGCATCATGGAGATTGAGTGGCGCGAAGACCACGAAGACACCCTTCTTCACGAGCTGCTTCGGTGTCTCAAGGGACTTTGCACCACCGCTACCGCCCTCAAACAGCTCAAGGAGATTTCGCCGACTCTGTACCCAGCTCTGTTAGCTATGATCTTCGATGAGGAGCATAAAGGCCCGAGCGAGTTTACTACACGTGAGCTTGTCATCGAGATTATCTTTGCACACATCTCCATGGCGCCAGAGGGAGAACTTGAATCGCGTGCTTCTGAGCTGATGAAGTACCTCAAGGATCCGGTCAAGGACAAGGAGAGTTCGACGGTTCCCTTTATCCTTCAGATGCACCAGCCGCGCCCATACCAGGTTTGGTGCAAGGAGCTGTCTAACGTCACAAAGGAGGTCTTCTGGATCTTTATCCACCACCTCAACGTCATTCCGGTTCCGCCCAAACCAACACAGGGAGCATCGTACGCCAAGACGCACTTCCCCGGCCAACGAGCTATCGTGCCAGCAGCACCCTACGTCGGCGGTGTCGAGTGGGATGCCACAAACTATCTCGCTACCCACGTTGATCTCCTCAACGGTATCATGGCCTCATTGCCGACCCGCTCAGCCCGCAACGAATTCCGTCAGGAACTCAAGGTGTCAGGTTTCGAGAAGCTCATGGGCCATCTCCGCGCCTGCAATCCCAAGTACTACGGCGCCGTACACGACAGTGTCAAGGTGTGGATTGGCGCTGCGCTTGAGGATGACTGGGACGTCAAGACTGTCCGCATGGGCAGCAGTGACAAGGGCAGTGTGAGCCCAGCCAAGCAGAGCCCCAAAAAGAAGGTTGAGCCACCACCACAGCTTCAAT is a window of Pyrenophora tritici-repentis strain M4 chromosome 2, whole genome shotgun sequence DNA encoding:
- a CDS encoding GTPase binding protein Rid1; the protein is MATPGMAPPVQGHRRNRSAVLRSIITSSRGHRRSPTDSGPLSSNTITSPPYLAASGFHAPLLPPDHPHSQLRAANQTENTTTSPPSPRKSQSSPRKSLNKKTLSAVSLRSLAKREDKPRVNDSFDSRRSEEEAVAEKPKRPKSSSNLATMFGKRRDKSPVKESRDKENTTPPRSSHAQAPPRTPIWAEFSSQQQVPTPATSKMSNEERRSIEDEIALYTPRDYSPTKQRNFFDYGLPALRPSAKERPKSMVVPKTISTASLLETFSRKKSGERVPLSDTKGNEGRARETSPSKNNPTRPGFSRASTDIGTKEFSMEPMAPPPASPKKQNRVMAAVAAFNGKAKQTDGTPAPYTKPDPKVVDAEFEEVLESRNIPTHQRAQMRTLKLEVKADFVRMHKLDTPQVPRPTSKPSSIGENTKSTTQKSIKSRQGSPEGDEDEDARADKSANSTKRERPRSRTFTFNRNDSPTKKQKGGELNDRKTSSKPVPIVKSPSMRSMRSNASDRSVSNGKAVKADEFIAYLKKTTKPQDVEVGKLHKLRLLIRNETVDWVDNFIQDGGMTELVALLHRIMEIEWREDHEDTLLHELLRCLKGLCTTATALKQLKEISPTLYPALLAMIFDEEHKGPSEFTTRELVIEIIFAHISMAPEGELESRASELMKYLKDPVKDKESSTVPFILQMHQPRPYQVWCKELSNVTKEVFWIFIHHLNVIPVPPKPTQGASYAKTHFPGQRAIVPAAPYVGGVEWDATNYLATHVDLLNGIMASLPTRSARNEFRQELKVSGFEKLMGHLRACNPKYYGAVHDSVKVWIGAALEDDWDVKTVRMGSSDKGSVSPAKQSPKKKVEPPPQLQSPPQMDMGLGLGLGFDREIAIGQLGKVDDDWI